A region of Candidatus Desulfarcum epimagneticum DNA encodes the following proteins:
- a CDS encoding putative enzyme (Evidence 3 : Putative function from multiple computational evidences; Product type e : enzyme): MSEDYRSMWSDLGLDLESHDALLEVLGQGYQDIYLSQKNRPQGMEYFDFVMSEVHGLRIRELLDEKKSGRKIIGSYCVFVPEEIVLAANATLAGLCAGADFATEEAEKLLPRNTCALIKSAFGFKLGNVCPYLESADMIVGENTCDGKKKSYESFSKLVKNFYVMDLPQVKSGEGRALLKTEYERFKSAVEALTGVRVTPESLKEGIQTVNAKRAALGRLASLRNADPAPISGLDALLAAQISFYDNPRRFTESVNKICDELESRIQEKQGVFPVKTPRLLISGCPQAIPNWKLPFVVETSGAVIVGEESCVGERGFRNLTDDSGKTVEEMMEAIVDRYFQVDCAIFTPNPQRLDHIREMAAKYKADGVIHYGLQFCQPYLMESIPIEKALKESGLPCLTIETDYSMEDAGQLQTRIEAFIEQIRS, encoded by the coding sequence ATGAGCGAGGATTATCGTTCCATGTGGTCGGACCTGGGGCTTGATCTTGAATCTCACGACGCCCTTCTGGAAGTTCTGGGGCAAGGCTACCAGGACATTTATTTATCTCAGAAAAACCGTCCCCAGGGCATGGAATACTTTGACTTCGTCATGAGCGAAGTCCATGGCCTCAGGATCCGGGAGCTTCTGGATGAAAAAAAATCGGGCCGGAAAATCATCGGGTCCTACTGCGTTTTTGTTCCCGAAGAAATCGTCCTGGCGGCCAACGCCACCCTGGCGGGACTTTGCGCAGGGGCCGATTTCGCCACCGAGGAAGCGGAAAAGCTCCTGCCGAGAAACACATGCGCCCTGATCAAGTCCGCCTTCGGCTTTAAACTGGGAAACGTCTGCCCCTACCTGGAAAGCGCGGATATGATTGTGGGGGAAAACACATGCGACGGCAAGAAAAAATCCTATGAGTCTTTTTCCAAACTGGTGAAAAACTTTTATGTGATGGACCTGCCCCAGGTCAAATCCGGGGAGGGAAGGGCGCTGCTCAAGACCGAATATGAGCGGTTCAAGTCCGCCGTCGAGGCGCTGACGGGGGTCCGGGTCACTCCCGAGTCGCTTAAGGAGGGCATTCAGACGGTCAACGCCAAACGCGCGGCCCTGGGTCGCCTGGCCTCCCTGAGAAATGCGGACCCGGCGCCCATATCCGGACTGGACGCGCTTTTGGCCGCCCAGATATCCTTTTATGACAACCCCCGCCGCTTCACCGAATCCGTGAACAAAATCTGCGATGAACTGGAGAGCCGGATTCAGGAGAAACAGGGCGTTTTCCCGGTGAAAACCCCCCGCCTGCTGATCTCCGGATGCCCGCAGGCCATTCCCAACTGGAAACTGCCCTTTGTCGTGGAGACATCCGGCGCGGTGATTGTGGGCGAGGAGTCCTGCGTGGGCGAGCGCGGGTTTAGAAACCTGACAGACGATTCCGGCAAGACAGTGGAGGAGATGATGGAGGCCATTGTGGACCGCTATTTCCAGGTGGACTGCGCCATTTTCACCCCCAATCCCCAGCGGCTGGACCATATCCGGGAAATGGCCGCCAAATACAAGGCCGACGGGGTGATCCACTACGGCTTGCAGTTCTGCCAGCCCTATCTCATGGAATCCATCCCCATTGAAAAAGCCCTGAAGGAAAGCGGACTCCCCTGCCTGACCATTGAAACCGATTACAGCATGGAGGACGCGGGGCAGCTTCAAACCCGGATCGAGGCTTTCATTGAGCAGATACGCTCATAG
- a CDS encoding Molybdenum ABC transporter substrate-binding protein translates to MPKNKKEDLTRRAFLGTLAGAAAMGAASPPARSAPGTESTENKNLQVWSCGGLAEAFVPANQRYTEKTGAQIAYTGAFAAALGKSLLGSAETEVFGGRVLKLAKKLRKEGKMEYFKPLCFTRYVMVTPKGNPANISDIADMARPGTRVILAPGASTPGGKAVGGLLKKAGVLEGAMKNSVIRGTCVQRTMEDLIHGKGDVSVVEYRLTRMPRFKGKSDIIPIPERYFPKPPLTFTIGVMKNAADRALADGYVDFILSEEGQGFFESAGFVPAISRKGREMTERLGVKDV, encoded by the coding sequence ATGCCGAAGAATAAAAAAGAAGACCTGACCCGACGGGCGTTTCTGGGGACCCTGGCCGGGGCCGCCGCCATGGGCGCGGCGTCCCCGCCGGCCCGCTCCGCTCCCGGAACGGAATCCACGGAAAACAAAAACCTTCAGGTCTGGTCCTGCGGGGGACTGGCCGAGGCTTTTGTCCCGGCCAATCAGCGATACACGGAAAAAACCGGCGCCCAAATCGCCTACACCGGCGCCTTTGCCGCGGCTTTGGGAAAATCCCTTTTGGGAAGCGCCGAGACCGAAGTCTTTGGAGGCCGGGTCCTTAAGCTCGCCAAAAAACTGCGCAAAGAGGGAAAAATGGAATATTTCAAACCCCTTTGCTTCACCCGGTATGTCATGGTGACGCCCAAAGGAAATCCGGCGAACATCTCAGACATCGCGGACATGGCCCGGCCCGGGACACGGGTGATCCTCGCCCCGGGGGCCTCCACCCCGGGGGGAAAGGCCGTGGGCGGTCTTTTGAAAAAAGCCGGGGTCCTGGAAGGGGCCATGAAAAACAGCGTCATCCGGGGGACCTGCGTCCAGCGGACCATGGAGGATCTCATCCATGGCAAGGGGGATGTGTCGGTGGTGGAATACCGGCTGACGCGCATGCCCCGTTTCAAGGGAAAATCGGACATCATCCCCATCCCGGAGCGTTATTTCCCCAAACCGCCCCTGACCTTCACCATCGGGGTCATGAAAAACGCCGCGGACCGGGCCCTGGCCGATGGGTATGTGGACTTCATTTTGTCCGAAGAGGGACAGGGTTTTTTTGAATCAGCGGGGTTTGTGCCCGCCATTTCCCGAAAGGGACGGGAAATGACGGAAAGGCTGGGGGTGAAAGATGTTTGA
- a CDS encoding 4Fe-4S ferredoxin: MFERAETMGLRVWRRLTQAAFLILIGQWSFYGVFRCPFIVPYVSCQNCPVLTCHGRLFHMFWGFWIALPLSLLVFGRCFCGWACPGGLAVQLLGKPAPFKLRVKNAFTRLAPWLKFAATAGAMYVWLIWGQPREAIPIRTGGFFSSVALTFEHAGLLWLIRTFFVLGVLALGLVAAGAWCRFACPTGGALEALKRFSLFKVYKTHECNDCDKCLAVCEMGTRPAERDCVNCCDCLSVCPQNAIKTGIPRMKK; this comes from the coding sequence ATGTTTGAAAGAGCCGAAACCATGGGGCTGAGAGTATGGCGCCGGCTGACCCAGGCCGCCTTTTTGATTTTGATAGGCCAGTGGTCTTTTTACGGCGTGTTCCGCTGCCCGTTCATTGTGCCCTATGTGAGCTGTCAGAACTGCCCGGTCCTCACCTGCCATGGACGGCTTTTTCACATGTTCTGGGGCTTTTGGATCGCGCTGCCCCTGTCCCTGCTTGTTTTCGGGAGATGCTTCTGCGGCTGGGCCTGCCCCGGGGGGCTGGCCGTCCAGCTTCTGGGCAAGCCGGCGCCGTTTAAGCTCCGGGTCAAAAACGCCTTCACCCGCCTGGCCCCCTGGCTGAAATTCGCGGCCACGGCCGGCGCGATGTATGTGTGGCTGATCTGGGGACAGCCCCGGGAAGCCATCCCCATCCGGACGGGAGGTTTTTTTTCCTCCGTGGCGCTGACCTTTGAGCACGCCGGCCTGCTGTGGCTCATCAGAACCTTTTTCGTCCTGGGCGTTCTGGCCCTGGGCCTGGTCGCGGCCGGGGCCTGGTGCCGCTTCGCCTGTCCCACGGGCGGGGCGCTGGAGGCGCTGAAGCGTTTTTCTCTTTTCAAGGTTTACAAAACCCATGAGTGCAATGACTGCGACAAATGCCTGGCCGTATGCGAAATGGGGACCCGCCCGGCGGAGCGGGACTGCGTCAACTGCTGCGACTGCCTGTCGGTCTGTCCCCAAAACGCCATCAAGACGGGCATTCCGAGGATGAAAAAATGA
- a CDS encoding Radical SAM protein has product MKKIAIKKTERRHPCFFSESRKRYGRIHLPVAQNCNIQCVYCRRDHECLHENRPGVSNGVVGPEEALDRLDRALEKMPEIAVAGIAGPGDAFCDPRPTLRTFELIRRKYPGMELCVSSNGLNVRDHIPDLADLNVGFVTLTINAIDPGVGSRLCVSVREGKGRALSGIPAARALIARQLETVSLLKAGGFRVKVNTVVVPGVNEDHAVFIAGKMGAMGVDLMNLLPLIPVPGTKMEGAEPPSRAEMRKLRRMAGKFLPQMRHCQRCRADAAGCLDKSPDTPAPLKTD; this is encoded by the coding sequence ATGAAAAAAATCGCCATCAAAAAGACCGAGCGCCGCCACCCCTGTTTTTTTTCCGAATCCCGGAAGCGTTACGGCCGCATCCATCTTCCAGTGGCGCAAAACTGCAATATCCAGTGCGTGTACTGCCGCCGGGACCATGAATGCCTCCATGAAAACCGGCCCGGCGTGTCAAACGGCGTGGTGGGGCCGGAAGAGGCGCTGGATCGGCTGGATCGGGCGCTTGAAAAAATGCCCGAAATCGCTGTGGCGGGAATCGCCGGACCCGGGGACGCCTTCTGCGATCCCAGGCCCACCCTGCGGACCTTTGAGCTGATTCGCCGCAAATACCCGGGCATGGAGCTGTGCGTCTCGTCCAACGGCTTGAACGTGAGGGATCACATTCCGGACCTGGCGGATTTAAACGTTGGCTTTGTCACCCTCACCATCAACGCCATTGACCCGGGCGTCGGCTCCCGGCTGTGCGTTTCCGTCCGGGAAGGGAAGGGAAGGGCGCTTTCGGGAATTCCGGCCGCCCGGGCCCTCATCGCCAGACAGCTTGAAACGGTTTCGCTGTTAAAGGCCGGGGGGTTCAGGGTCAAGGTCAACACGGTGGTGGTCCCGGGCGTGAACGAAGACCACGCGGTTTTCATCGCCGGAAAAATGGGCGCGATGGGGGTGGATTTGATGAATCTTCTGCCCCTCATTCCCGTTCCCGGCACAAAGATGGAGGGCGCGGAGCCCCCGTCCCGAGCCGAAATGCGAAAACTGCGGCGAATGGCGGGGAAATTTCTCCCCCAGATGCGGCATTGTCAAAGATGCCGGGCCGACGCGGCGGGATGTCTCGACAAGTCCCCGGACACGCCGGCGCCGCTGAAAACGGATTAA
- the yjiM gene encoding putative 2-hydroxyglutaryl-CoA dehydratase (hgdB-like) (Evidence 3 : Putative function from multiple computational evidences; PubMedId : 11106419, 3691501; Product type e : enzyme) yields the protein MSRQVPGHAGAAENGLKGKEKKMSADIMKRLRLASDENITELKRAKSRGRGVVGFYCLYSPTEMAIAANAIPLPLCGTREDPIEAAEKILPRNLCPLIKSSFGFAVTDSCPFFRLSDIIIGDTTCDGKKKMFELLAREKTLHVLQLPQTPDTAMSLTLWRSELERFKGVMEEYAGVSITEDRLRRAIRLMNRERAARKAVMDANRMDPAPISGSLLLEILFKTGFFADKEKGISFMEEAAREAASGAFERKTPGAKKPKRILLTGVPVGMGSDKVVKIVEKGGADVVAFENCSGYKQAFQVDEQGDPMDALARQYLATPCSVMSPNTARFDLLGKMIEEFRVDGVIDLTWRACHTYNVEAFSVEAFTRKKMGVPSLHLETDYSQSDFGQLEARVDAYLEMLG from the coding sequence ATGTCTCGACAAGTCCCCGGACACGCCGGCGCCGCTGAAAACGGATTAAAAGGAAAGGAAAAGAAAATGAGCGCCGATATCATGAAACGCCTGCGACTCGCCTCGGATGAAAACATCACCGAGCTTAAGCGGGCCAAGTCCCGGGGCCGCGGGGTCGTGGGATTTTACTGTCTGTATTCCCCCACGGAAATGGCCATCGCCGCCAACGCCATTCCCCTTCCCCTTTGCGGAACCCGGGAGGACCCCATTGAGGCGGCGGAGAAGATCCTTCCCCGGAACCTGTGCCCCCTGATCAAAAGCAGCTTCGGGTTCGCCGTCACCGACTCCTGCCCGTTTTTCCGTCTTTCGGACATCATCATCGGCGACACCACATGCGACGGGAAAAAAAAGATGTTCGAGCTTTTGGCCCGGGAAAAGACCCTCCATGTCCTTCAGCTGCCCCAGACCCCGGACACCGCCATGTCTCTTACTCTCTGGCGGTCCGAGCTGGAGCGTTTTAAAGGCGTCATGGAAGAATACGCCGGCGTCTCCATCACCGAAGACAGGCTGCGCCGCGCCATCCGTCTTATGAACCGGGAGCGCGCGGCCCGAAAAGCCGTCATGGACGCGAACCGGATGGACCCCGCCCCCATCAGCGGCTCCCTTCTTTTGGAGATCCTTTTTAAAACGGGATTTTTCGCGGACAAGGAAAAGGGAATTTCTTTCATGGAAGAAGCGGCCCGCGAGGCCGCCTCCGGCGCCTTTGAAAGAAAGACGCCGGGCGCCAAAAAACCCAAACGCATTTTGCTCACAGGGGTTCCAGTGGGCATGGGAAGCGACAAGGTGGTGAAAATCGTGGAGAAAGGCGGGGCCGACGTGGTGGCCTTTGAAAACTGCTCGGGATACAAACAGGCGTTTCAGGTGGACGAACAGGGCGATCCCATGGACGCCCTGGCCCGTCAATACCTGGCCACGCCATGCTCGGTGATGAGCCCCAACACGGCGCGTTTCGATCTGCTGGGGAAGATGATCGAAGAATTCCGTGTGGACGGCGTCATTGATCTGACCTGGCGCGCCTGCCACACCTACAACGTGGAGGCCTTTTCCGTGGAGGCGTTCACCCGAAAAAAGATGGGGGTTCCCTCCCTGCATCTGGAAACCGATTATTCCCAAAGCGATTTTGGTCAGCTTGAGGCGCGTGTGGATGCTTACCTGGAGATGCTTGGGTAA
- a CDS encoding SirA family protein: protein MAKILDANGLSCPAPVLMTRDAVEAGGFEELEVMVDNNGAKENVSRFLESQNFSVSVFPKDAGYRIVARPGEDSPGEESRAGVIEPLVVCGERQKIMVLASTDRMGFGDDGLGKKLMVSFIKTIKEMGEDLWRLVFVNNGVKLTVEESPVIEDLLAYEEEGLHILVCGTCLEHFGLLEAKKAGETTNMLDIVTAMQIADKVIKI from the coding sequence ATGGCCAAAATACTGGACGCGAATGGGCTCTCCTGCCCGGCCCCGGTTCTGATGACCCGGGACGCCGTTGAGGCGGGGGGATTTGAGGAGCTGGAAGTCATGGTGGACAACAACGGGGCAAAGGAGAACGTGTCCCGGTTTTTGGAATCTCAAAACTTTTCCGTCAGCGTCTTTCCAAAAGACGCCGGCTACCGAATCGTGGCCCGTCCGGGGGAGGATTCGCCCGGGGAAGAGTCCCGAGCCGGCGTCATCGAACCCCTCGTCGTCTGCGGGGAGAGACAAAAAATCATGGTTCTGGCCTCCACCGACCGCATGGGGTTCGGCGATGACGGGCTGGGGAAAAAATTGATGGTCAGTTTTATCAAAACCATCAAAGAAATGGGGGAGGATCTGTGGCGGCTGGTTTTTGTCAACAACGGGGTCAAACTGACCGTCGAAGAATCCCCGGTCATCGAAGATCTTCTGGCCTATGAGGAAGAGGGCCTCCATATCCTGGTCTGCGGAACCTGCCTGGAGCATTTCGGACTTCTGGAAGCCAAAAAGGCGGGGGAGACCACCAACATGCTGGACATCGTGACGGCCATGCAGATAGCCGACAAGGTGATCAAGATATGA
- a CDS encoding PilT protein domain protein gives MIVIDTHIWVWWTHGNDGLSDSQSEMIKSYERDVIGVSDISCWEITKLVEYGRIQLPYSLEQWFEKALNYPGVKRIELTPEIAIESTQLPGNFHRDPADQIIVATARIFNCPLVTSDRKILDYEHVKTIG, from the coding sequence ATGATCGTGATTGACACACATATATGGGTTTGGTGGACGCATGGGAACGATGGGCTGAGCGACTCCCAGAGTGAAATGATCAAAAGTTACGAGAGGGATGTGATCGGCGTAAGCGATATTTCATGTTGGGAGATCACGAAACTCGTGGAATATGGAAGAATCCAACTCCCGTATTCGTTGGAACAGTGGTTTGAGAAAGCCTTGAATTACCCGGGAGTAAAACGAATCGAATTGACGCCGGAAATAGCAATAGAATCAACCCAACTCCCGGGAAATTTTCACAGGGACCCGGCGGATCAGATCATAGTGGCCACAGCGAGAATTTTTAACTGTCCCCTTGTGACATCCGACCGTAAAATACTCGACTATGAGCATGTTAAGACGATAGGATGA
- a CDS encoding conserved hypothetical protein (Evidence 4 : Unknown function but conserved in other organisms), whose amino-acid sequence MQKHHIKTTISDEGSLIIKELPFSPGDTVEITINTCYDKTKKGVSRYSLRGKPFQYPDPFGSVAENEWDALK is encoded by the coding sequence ATGCAAAAGCATCATATCAAAACCACCATATCCGATGAGGGAAGCCTGATCATAAAAGAGTTGCCGTTTAGTCCCGGGGACACAGTGGAAATAACCATAAATACCTGTTATGATAAAACAAAAAAGGGTGTTTCTCGCTATTCATTACGAGGAAAACCGTTTCAATATCCCGATCCCTTCGGAAGCGTCGCCGAAAACGAATGGGACGCGCTGAAATGA
- a CDS encoding conserved hypothetical protein (Evidence 4 : Unknown function but conserved in other organisms), with protein sequence MPEAPDPRDIITTLKAVLQKNVGGNIKDVILFGSQAAGTANENSDYDVLIVLNCRYDWKFRDKVVDLLYDLELEYEILINAFMISDHELRRSPRGAQPVFVNALREGLYA encoded by the coding sequence ATGCCTGAAGCCCCTGACCCCAGAGATATCATCACGACTTTAAAAGCGGTTCTTCAAAAAAATGTCGGCGGCAATATCAAAGACGTGATTCTGTTTGGATCGCAGGCGGCTGGAACAGCGAATGAAAATTCGGACTATGATGTGCTCATCGTTTTGAATTGTCGATATGACTGGAAATTTCGGGACAAAGTGGTTGATCTTCTGTACGATCTGGAGCTGGAATACGAAATTTTAATCAATGCGTTTATGATATCCGACCATGAACTGCGACGCTCTCCCAGGGGAGCCCAGCCTGTGTTTGTCAATGCCCTCCGGGAAGGATTGTACGCCTGA
- a CDS encoding conserved hypothetical protein (Evidence 4 : Unknown function but conserved in other organisms), whose protein sequence is MFYAVSALGTRHGFATSKHGQLIGWFNKEFIKTGVFKRNYGKTLRDAFEIRKQGDYDAFIEF, encoded by the coding sequence ATGTTTTATGCCGTGTCCGCGCTTGGAACTCGACATGGCTTCGCGACATCTAAACATGGTCAACTGATCGGCTGGTTTAACAAAGAGTTTATCAAAACCGGCGTTTTTAAACGAAATTATGGAAAAACCTTAAGAGATGCCTTTGAAATTCGAAAACAGGGTGATTATGATGCCTTTATTGAATTTTAG
- a CDS encoding conserved hypothetical protein (Evidence 4 : Unknown function but conserved in other organisms) — MQNVIRNRVEHSPHIHFRPAEILCSILEINEKLLVKKFNGSLKNKFSNATKQRILKNQDFLRRNITPELYCRIDRITHAETGYIKCETGVVFNSVKLSNMLKNARFLFSFIATVGPEIDREMKRQTKQRRLSDAFVLDVMASLAIENMVDYIWKSVKAFCREKGLYTTLRLSPGYCDWPLEEQQKLFFLFKSRQSAITLSPSHLMTPRKTISGIFGISQHAQDAEHNPCRRCHKSKCPTRRV, encoded by the coding sequence ATGCAAAATGTTATTCGTAACAGGGTGGAACATTCTCCGCACATCCACTTCAGACCCGCTGAGATTTTGTGTTCTATTTTAGAAATAAACGAAAAATTATTGGTTAAAAAGTTCAATGGATCGTTAAAAAACAAATTCTCCAATGCGACAAAGCAAAGAATTCTGAAAAATCAGGATTTTTTGCGCCGTAATATAACGCCTGAACTTTATTGCCGAATAGACAGAATCACTCATGCTGAAACCGGATATATAAAATGTGAGACCGGGGTTGTGTTCAACAGTGTAAAACTGTCGAATATGTTGAAAAACGCCCGGTTTCTATTTTCTTTTATAGCGACTGTCGGCCCGGAGATTGATCGTGAAATGAAGCGGCAGACAAAACAGCGCCGTTTGTCAGACGCATTTGTTCTGGATGTCATGGCATCTTTGGCCATCGAGAACATGGTTGACTATATTTGGAAAAGCGTTAAAGCCTTTTGCCGTGAAAAAGGGTTGTATACAACCCTGCGGCTCAGTCCTGGCTATTGCGACTGGCCCCTTGAGGAACAGCAAAAACTTTTTTTTCTTTTTAAGTCCCGACAAAGCGCCATCACCCTTTCCCCCTCCCATTTAATGACGCCGCGAAAAACAATTTCGGGCATCTTCGGCATCTCACAACATGCCCAGGACGCCGAGCATAATCCTTGTCGACGCTGCCACAAATCCAAATGCCCCACACGACGTGTTTAA
- a CDS encoding Methyltransferase: MKNKKGLPGGRYKPLLKQDIEKIHQKTLEVFSEIGIRVNAPAAFELFQEAGATGDKSSHIIKIPPELVEKIMGTAPSEVILYGREEHGAADLRLCGANVHMGTGGTALNVQDPGASDIRPSELKDIVDMARVVDQLDQIHFYMLNVYPNELEMDEVDVNRFGAALNYTQKHVMGGVYTAEGVENVIKMARLIAGSDKALKEKPFISMVTCVISPFVIDENYGRLTMNVAENGIPLVVPAEPLCGATAPVTLAGNLLVLNVDTLAGVMLAQLTNPGTPVLYGCVSSVTDLRDMKYLAGAVEMGLLNASAAQLAQFYNIPIYATAGMSDAKTNDAQAGYESAISSLLTALAGGNFIHDAAGFIEFCMTASYDKLIIDNEIIGMVMRAVEGIRVDDETLAFDLMKKIGPGGHFVSERHTRRLMRSEHYAPRLSDRNHRDKWRENGARDAGQRAAQKAAAFLRAPKKPYLPEEVRAEILRAIPGIRPMVMS, translated from the coding sequence ATGAAAAACAAAAAAGGTCTGCCGGGGGGGCGGTACAAGCCGCTTTTGAAGCAGGATATTGAAAAAATTCATCAAAAAACTTTAGAAGTCTTTTCTGAGATCGGTATCCGGGTCAATGCGCCGGCGGCTTTCGAATTGTTTCAAGAGGCCGGCGCCACGGGTGATAAAAGCAGTCACATCATCAAAATACCGCCCGAGCTTGTCGAAAAAATAATGGGGACAGCCCCTTCAGAAGTGATTCTCTACGGCCGGGAAGAGCATGGCGCCGCGGATTTAAGGCTTTGCGGCGCAAATGTTCATATGGGAACCGGCGGCACCGCATTGAATGTGCAGGATCCCGGGGCTTCCGACATTCGTCCGTCCGAGCTTAAGGATATTGTCGATATGGCCAGGGTTGTGGATCAATTGGATCAGATTCATTTCTATATGCTCAATGTATATCCGAATGAACTGGAAATGGATGAAGTCGATGTGAATCGATTCGGCGCGGCCCTGAATTACACGCAAAAGCATGTCATGGGCGGTGTGTATACGGCGGAAGGCGTTGAGAATGTCATCAAAATGGCAAGGCTCATCGCCGGCTCCGACAAGGCTTTGAAAGAAAAGCCTTTCATTTCTATGGTCACTTGTGTCATCAGTCCGTTTGTCATTGACGAAAATTACGGACGACTCACTATGAATGTGGCTGAAAACGGCATTCCCCTGGTGGTTCCGGCCGAACCCCTTTGCGGCGCCACGGCGCCTGTCACTTTGGCGGGCAACCTGCTGGTTCTCAACGTGGACACACTGGCGGGCGTCATGCTTGCGCAGCTGACCAACCCCGGGACACCTGTGTTATATGGGTGTGTCTCTTCGGTGACCGATTTACGGGACATGAAATACCTGGCCGGCGCTGTGGAAATGGGATTGCTGAACGCTTCGGCCGCCCAGCTGGCTCAATTCTATAACATCCCCATTTACGCGACCGCGGGCATGTCGGACGCCAAAACAAATGACGCCCAGGCCGGCTATGAATCGGCCATCAGCAGTCTGCTGACCGCGCTGGCCGGTGGCAATTTTATTCATGACGCCGCGGGATTTATCGAATTTTGCATGACGGCTTCTTATGACAAATTGATTATTGACAATGAAATTATCGGCATGGTGATGCGGGCGGTGGAAGGGATACGGGTGGATGATGAAACCCTTGCCTTTGACCTGATGAAAAAAATCGGCCCGGGCGGTCATTTTGTGTCAGAGCGGCACACACGACGATTGATGCGGTCCGAACATTACGCGCCGAGGCTCAGTGATCGGAATCATCGGGATAAATGGCGGGAAAACGGCGCCCGGGACGCGGGGCAAAGAGCCGCGCAAAAGGCCGCCGCTTTTTTGCGGGCCCCCAAAAAACCATACCTGCCGGAGGAAGTAAGGGCGGAAATACTGAGGGCCATTCCCGGAATACGCCCGATGGTGATGTCCTGA
- a CDS encoding conserved hypothetical protein (Evidence 4 : Unknown function but conserved in other organisms) encodes MLLIGEKINGSIPKTRDIILRRDTGALVELAKTQARAGADYVDVNVATGAGSLSDESAAMSWAVDALRRETDFGLCIDSSDPDVMRAGLEKTDHRPVMINSVNAETDRLRNIIPLAVQYRATLIALLMDDDGIPKNPDGRIRSLDHILTACGNAGLETEKLYIDPLAIPISTDQRQAAVTLDTIKLIKKRYPDLKMVLGLSNISFGLPGRARINASFLTMAICHGVEAAILDTLEPELMSAIRTAEAIMGKDRHFRRYARSFRNKNKSK; translated from the coding sequence ATGCTGCTTATCGGTGAAAAAATTAACGGCTCAATTCCAAAAACCCGAGATATTATTTTGCGGCGGGACACAGGCGCCCTGGTTGAGCTGGCGAAAACCCAGGCGCGGGCCGGGGCGGATTACGTGGATGTCAATGTCGCCACCGGCGCCGGGAGCCTGTCCGATGAAAGCGCCGCCATGTCGTGGGCGGTCGACGCGCTGCGCCGGGAAACAGATTTCGGTCTTTGTATCGACAGCTCTGATCCGGATGTGATGAGAGCGGGGCTTGAAAAAACAGATCACAGGCCCGTGATGATCAATTCCGTGAATGCGGAAACCGACCGGTTGAGAAATATCATCCCCCTGGCCGTCCAATACCGCGCGACGCTCATCGCTTTGCTGATGGACGACGACGGAATCCCCAAAAACCCGGACGGGAGAATCCGTTCGCTGGATCATATATTGACGGCCTGCGGCAACGCCGGCCTGGAGACGGAAAAGCTGTATATTGACCCCCTGGCGATTCCGATCAGCACGGATCAAAGACAGGCCGCGGTCACCCTTGACACCATAAAGCTCATCAAAAAACGGTATCCCGATCTCAAGATGGTTCTCGGGCTTTCCAATATTTCTTTCGGCCTTCCCGGCCGCGCGCGGATCAACGCGTCTTTTTTAACCATGGCCATCTGTCATGGGGTGGAAGCCGCCATTCTGGACACACTGGAGCCGGAATTGATGAGCGCGATAAGAACCGCGGAAGCCATTATGGGAAAGGACAGACATTTTAGACGGTATGCCCGCTCTTTCCGCAACAAAAACAAATCAAAGTAA